A region from the Acidiferrobacter sp. SPIII_3 genome encodes:
- a CDS encoding formate/nitrite transporter family protein has protein sequence MCPDPENKPNTLKLDRNELKKTQERVTISVGVVHEVIREEGEQELQRSIPALAWSGLAAGLSMGFSMLGEGMIYHGLPASSWRKLVAGLGYTLGFIIVVLGRQQLFTENTLTPILPLMQDLTWRKFARVMTLWATVLATNLLGALLFAWAIADTSLFKAGMQHTLTVLGHHALRPFAPMFLGAVFAGWLVALMVWLLPAAETARVVIIMLLTYVISVAGFPHLIAGSVEAFYLVLRGGLSWPGYFTQFMIPTFLGNVVGGVVLVAALNHAQATAGTPPPDK, from the coding sequence CCGCAACGAGCTGAAAAAGACCCAGGAGCGCGTCACGATCTCGGTGGGCGTGGTCCACGAGGTGATTCGCGAAGAGGGGGAGCAGGAACTGCAGAGGTCGATCCCGGCACTCGCGTGGTCGGGTCTCGCGGCCGGTCTTTCCATGGGTTTTTCAATGCTCGGCGAGGGCATGATCTATCATGGGCTGCCGGCCAGTTCGTGGCGCAAGCTTGTGGCGGGCCTTGGGTATACGCTCGGCTTTATCATCGTCGTCCTCGGGCGCCAGCAGCTGTTCACGGAAAACACCCTGACCCCGATCCTGCCGCTCATGCAGGATTTGACGTGGCGCAAGTTCGCGCGGGTCATGACGCTGTGGGCCACGGTACTTGCCACCAACCTCCTGGGGGCCCTGCTGTTTGCTTGGGCGATCGCCGACACCTCGCTCTTCAAGGCCGGCATGCAGCATACATTGACCGTGCTTGGCCATCACGCCTTGCGCCCCTTTGCGCCGATGTTTCTCGGGGCCGTGTTCGCGGGCTGGCTGGTTGCACTCATGGTGTGGTTATTGCCGGCCGCGGAGACCGCGCGCGTCGTCATCATCATGCTCTTGACCTATGTCATCAGTGTCGCCGGCTTTCCGCACCTCATCGCAGGCTCCGTGGAGGCGTTCTATCTGGTCTTGCGCGGTGGCTTGTCCTGGCCCGGGTACTTCACGCAATTCATGATCCCGACCTTTCTCGGCAACGTCGTCGGCGGCGTCGTCTTGGTAGCAGCCTTGAATCATGCCCAGGCCACGGCCGGCACGCCGCCCCCGGACAAATAA